The proteins below are encoded in one region of Paenibacillus albus:
- a CDS encoding GNAT family N-acetyltransferase — translation MIRQATADEIATIVELKLRMFEEAGIKHYLKAEASAEIHATYAEMYRNLLAIHFVLEEEGSIVACAGAFLKSDIPYCFYETDCYGFIGDVYVMPEYRNRGYARRLTEEAISWLQAGGVKTIRLLASPAGRHLYETMGFKPTHEMELKL, via the coding sequence TTGATTAGACAAGCAACAGCAGATGAAATAGCAACCATAGTAGAGCTGAAGTTAAGGATGTTCGAAGAAGCCGGCATCAAGCATTATTTAAAAGCAGAGGCATCCGCCGAGATTCATGCGACATATGCCGAGATGTACCGTAACCTTCTTGCTATTCATTTCGTCTTGGAAGAAGAAGGAAGTATCGTTGCGTGCGCTGGCGCTTTCTTGAAATCAGATATTCCGTACTGCTTTTATGAAACGGATTGTTATGGTTTCATTGGAGACGTCTATGTCATGCCGGAGTACCGGAATCGCGGTTATGCGCGCCGATTAACGGAAGAAGCAATCAGCTGGCTTCAAGCTGGCGGTGTGAAGACGATTCGGCTGCTAGCTTCCCCTGCAGGCAGGCATTTGTATGAAACGATGGGCTTCAAGCCGACGCACGAGATGGAACTTAAGCTGTAA